In the Osmerus eperlanus chromosome 27, fOsmEpe2.1, whole genome shotgun sequence genome, one interval contains:
- the panx3 gene encoding pannexin-3 isoform X1 — MSIANAAATAMLSDALLQESSVSGANRLIHLELELPLDKVIKFVSVGLPLLLVSMAFAREISVGPQITCFPPNNFTVKQAVYVDTYCWDSLMHHESDVNGNFEERSLWVHKMFPYSLLAMAMLMYLPALIWRYLAIPSLGSDLLFIIDELDKSYNRSVRLAQNILDMRQNTENPLTFQAELDRAKRKRYFEYPLLERYMQCKHGSYFLVSMLFLRGFLLLIFLSASCLYLVYFHLSAFLQDEFSCFVRTGLLRDQSWVPELVQCKMTGQLVFQVISVANGAIYVLLAPIVLFSLVRLFVWDTTFLSVYEVLPALGLISGQKLGCPLNDLNVLLLFLRANVAHLRSYGRLRALCSLTPPQVGRGNCEARPGNGIVSLEDAEEREEAARELKEEVEEAREEGKLNLVDIMTILGAARGNAVNCSEGMPVVEENMTLGTVTLIYSLKRILLICIFVYIIWDVQKIIK; from the exons ATGTCAATCGCCAACGCGGCCGCCACGGCCATGTTGTCCGACGCGCTGCTCCAGGAGAGCTCTGTCTCGGGCGCCAACCGTCTGATCCACCTGGAGCTCGAGCTGCCGCTGGACAAGGTCATCAAGTTCGTCTCCGTGGGCCTGCCGCTGCTGCTCGTGTCCATGGCTTTCGCCCGCGAGATCTCCGTCG GACCACAAATTACCTGTTTTCCACCCAACAACTTCACggtgaagcaggcagtgtacgtGGACACCTACTGCTGGGACTCCCTCATGCACCACGAGTCTGACGTCAACGGAAACTTCGAGGAACGATCCTTATGGGTCCACAAA aTGTTCCCCTACTCTCTCCTGGCCATGGCCATGCTGATGTACCTGCCTGCTCTGATCTGGCGGTACCTGGCCATCCCCAGCCTGGGCTCAGACCTGCTCTTCATCATTGACGAGCTCGACAAGTCCTACAACCGCTCTGTGCGCCTGGCGCAGAACATCCTGGACAtgagacagaacacagagaatCCCCTGACCTTCCAGGCGGAGCTGGACAG GGCAAAGAGGAAGCGGTACTTTGAGTaccccctgctggagagatACATGCAGTGCAAGCATGGCTCCTACTTCCTGGTCAGCATGCTGTTCCTGCGTGGCTTCCTGTTGCTCATCTTCCTCTCCGCTTCCTGTCTGTACCTGGTATACTTCCACCTGTCTGCCTTCCTCCAGGATGAGTTCAGCTGTTTCGTGCGTACCGGCCTGCTCCGGGACCAGAGCTGGGTCCCAGAGCTGGTCCAGTGTAAAATGACCGGCCAGCTAGTCTTCCAGGTCATAAGCGTCGCTAACGGCGCCATCTACGTCCTGCTGGCGCCTATCGTCCTGTTCAGCCTGGTCCGTCTGTTTGTTTGGGACACGACCTTCCTGTCCGTGTACGAGGTACTTCCTGCTCTGGGCCTGATCAGCGGGCAGAAGCTGGGCTGCCCTCTCAACGACCTCAACGTGCTTCTTCTCTTCCTGAGAGCCAACGTGGCGCACCTGCGCTCCTACGGCAGGCTGAGGGCCTTGTGCTCGCTGACGCCGCcgcaggtggggagggggaactgCGAGGCGAGACCGGGAAATGGAATCGTGAGCCTGGAAGacgcggaggagagggaggaggcggcacgggagctgaaggaggaagtggaggaggccagggaggaggggaagctgAACCTGGTGGACATCATGACCATCCTGGGTGCCGCCAGGGGAAACGCTGTGAACTGCAGCGAGGGGATGCCGGTCGTGGAGGAGAATATGACCCTCGGTACCGTAACACTCATCTATTCTCTCAAACGCATTCTGCTCATCTGCATTTTTGTCTATATCATTTGGGATGTTCAAAAAATAATCAAGTGA
- the panx3 gene encoding pannexin-3 isoform X2, whose amino-acid sequence MSIANAAATAMLSDALLQESSVSGANRLIHLELELPLDKVIKFVSVGLPLLLVSMAFAREISVGPQITCFPPNNFTVKQAVYVDTYCWDSLMHHESDVNGNFEERSLWVHKMFPYSLLAMAMLMYLPALIWRYLAIPSLGSDLLFIIDELDKSYNRSVRLAQNILDMRQNTENPLTFQAELDRAKRKRYFEYPLLERYMQCKHGSYFLVSMLFLRGFLLLIFLSASCLYLVYFHLSAFLQDEFSCFVRTGLLRDQSWVPELVQCKMTGQLVFQVISVANGAIYVLLAPIVLFSLVRLFVWDTTFLSVYEVLPALGLISGQKLGCPLNDLNVLLLFLRANVAHLRSYGRLRALCSLTPPQVGRGNCEARPGNGIVSLEDAEEREEAARELKEEVEEAREEGKLNLVDIMTILGAARGNAVNCSEGMPVVEENMTLEPNLLGYHELKETASRSHYG is encoded by the exons ATGTCAATCGCCAACGCGGCCGCCACGGCCATGTTGTCCGACGCGCTGCTCCAGGAGAGCTCTGTCTCGGGCGCCAACCGTCTGATCCACCTGGAGCTCGAGCTGCCGCTGGACAAGGTCATCAAGTTCGTCTCCGTGGGCCTGCCGCTGCTGCTCGTGTCCATGGCTTTCGCCCGCGAGATCTCCGTCG GACCACAAATTACCTGTTTTCCACCCAACAACTTCACggtgaagcaggcagtgtacgtGGACACCTACTGCTGGGACTCCCTCATGCACCACGAGTCTGACGTCAACGGAAACTTCGAGGAACGATCCTTATGGGTCCACAAA aTGTTCCCCTACTCTCTCCTGGCCATGGCCATGCTGATGTACCTGCCTGCTCTGATCTGGCGGTACCTGGCCATCCCCAGCCTGGGCTCAGACCTGCTCTTCATCATTGACGAGCTCGACAAGTCCTACAACCGCTCTGTGCGCCTGGCGCAGAACATCCTGGACAtgagacagaacacagagaatCCCCTGACCTTCCAGGCGGAGCTGGACAG GGCAAAGAGGAAGCGGTACTTTGAGTaccccctgctggagagatACATGCAGTGCAAGCATGGCTCCTACTTCCTGGTCAGCATGCTGTTCCTGCGTGGCTTCCTGTTGCTCATCTTCCTCTCCGCTTCCTGTCTGTACCTGGTATACTTCCACCTGTCTGCCTTCCTCCAGGATGAGTTCAGCTGTTTCGTGCGTACCGGCCTGCTCCGGGACCAGAGCTGGGTCCCAGAGCTGGTCCAGTGTAAAATGACCGGCCAGCTAGTCTTCCAGGTCATAAGCGTCGCTAACGGCGCCATCTACGTCCTGCTGGCGCCTATCGTCCTGTTCAGCCTGGTCCGTCTGTTTGTTTGGGACACGACCTTCCTGTCCGTGTACGAGGTACTTCCTGCTCTGGGCCTGATCAGCGGGCAGAAGCTGGGCTGCCCTCTCAACGACCTCAACGTGCTTCTTCTCTTCCTGAGAGCCAACGTGGCGCACCTGCGCTCCTACGGCAGGCTGAGGGCCTTGTGCTCGCTGACGCCGCcgcaggtggggagggggaactgCGAGGCGAGACCGGGAAATGGAATCGTGAGCCTGGAAGacgcggaggagagggaggaggcggcacgggagctgaaggaggaagtggaggaggccagggaggaggggaagctgAACCTGGTGGACATCATGACCATCCTGGGTGCCGCCAGGGGAAACGCTGTGAACTGCAGCGAGGGGATGCCGGTCGTGGAGGAGAATATGACCCTCG